Proteins encoded by one window of Glycine soja cultivar W05 chromosome 15, ASM419377v2, whole genome shotgun sequence:
- the LOC114387859 gene encoding putative pentatricopeptide repeat-containing protein At1g12700, mitochondrial, with product MKRAFRRLSSFTRLLHSRPPPRAPLALNRILASLAKAKRFPAAIFLCAQTESRARSVAPCHVTLTILINCFCHVGKVALAFSVFGKLLKRGLPYDVVTVNTLINGICLNGAVSTALKFHDEMLADGFEFNEITYGTLINGLCDAGKTKVAVRLLRMIQHCVFNVKPNVVMYSRIIEALCKEGLVNEACEWYYEMVGNNVEPTVFTFRPLVRALCVAGWLNEAVWMVEEMISKGIYVDLYVFSVLIDGLCKKGMVGEAREVFDEMIKRGCGVSVVACSSLMVGYCLKNEVDEARRLFDAVVGRPDVWSYNVLINGYCKVRRLDDAMKLFYEMWGKNVVPNLVTYNLLVDCVCKCGRVAIAWKVVKAMCESGVAPDVVTYSILLDGLCKEQHLDLAVVLFNQLIKRGVALDVWSYSILIDGCCKNQRIGCRLRGGFSMRCTIMVHPPMLLLTVPCCMLYAKVNISTKQFYCLTK from the exons ATGAAGAGAGCGTTCCGGCGGCTATCTTCCTTCACGCGCCTTCTCCACTCGCGCCCTCCCCCACGCGCCCCCCTCGCCCTCAACAGAATCCTCGCCTCCCTCGCGAAGGCGAAGCGCTTCCCCGCCGCGATTTTCCTTTGCGCCCAAACGGAGTCTCGCGCCAGGAGCGTCGCCCCCTGCCACGTCACCCTCACCATCCTCATCAACTGCTTCTGCCACGTCGGCAAGGTCGCTCTCGCCTTCTCCGTCTTCGGGAAGCTTCTCAAGCGCGGTCTCCCGTACGACGTCGTCACGGTCAACACCCTCATCAACGGCATCTGCCTCAACGGCGCCGTTTCCACCgcgctcaaatttcacgacgaaaTGCTCGCGGATGGATTCGAATTCAACGAAATCACCTACGGGACTTTAATTAACGGACTCTGTGATGCAGGAAAAACAAAAGTCGCTGTTAGATTGTTGAGGATGATACAACATTGTGTTTTTAATGTTAAACCCAATGTGGTTATGTATAGTAGAATTATTGAAGCTTTGTGTAAGGAAGGATTAGTGAATGAAGCTTGTGAGTGGTACTATGAAATGGTTGGTAACAATGTTGAGCCTACTGTTTTCACTTTTAGGCCTCTCGTGAGAGCGTTGTGTGTCGCGGGATGGTTGAACGAGGCGGTTTGGATGGTGGAGGAGATGATTTCGAAGGGTATTTATGTTGATCTTTATGTGTTTAGTGTTTTGATTGATGGGTTGTGTAAGAAGGGGATGGTGGGGGAGGCACGGGAGGTGTTTGATGAAATGATTAAGAGAGGCTGTGGGGTTAGTGTTGTTGCATGCTCGTCCTTGATGGTGGGGTATTGTTTGAAGAACGAAGTGGACGAGGCGAGGAGGTTGTTTGACGCGGTTGTGGGACGACCGGACGTTTGGAGTTATAATGTTTTGATTAACGGGTATTGCAAGGTTAGGAGATTGGATGATGCCATGAAGTTGTTCTATGAAATGTGGGGGAAGAATGTGGTTCCGAATCTTGTGACTTACAATTTGTTGGTTGATTGTGTTTGTAAATGCGGGAGGGTGGCGATTGCTTGGAAGGTTGTTAAGGCGATGTGTGAGAGTGGTGTGGCGCCAGACGTTGTTACTTATAGTATCTTATTGGATGGTTTGTGTAAAGAGCAACATCTTGACCTGGCGGTTGTGTTGTTTAACCAGCTGATTAAGAGGGGCGTGGCGCTTGATGTTTGGAGTTATAGTATATTGATTGATGGGTGTTGCAAGAATCAGAGGATAG GCTGTCGTCTGCGTGGAGGCTTCTCAATGAGATGCACAATAATGGTCCACCCCCCGATGTTGTTGCTTACAGTACCCTGTTGCATGCTTTATGCAAAAGTGAACATTTCGACCAAGCAATTTTATTGTTTAACCAAATGA